A single window of Nicotiana sylvestris chromosome 3, ASM39365v2, whole genome shotgun sequence DNA harbors:
- the LOC104223297 gene encoding glucan endo-1,3-beta-glucosidase 8-like, whose product MGKKFLALLTLLVFLGHNVEGLGVNWGDISSHKLPPKDVVKMLQENGIKKVKLFNNDETILNALAGTGIEVMIGISNQLLKDLVNPDVATKWVKENVTRFDPKSPKGVNITLIGVGNEPFLRDYKDTLTNVTGPALENIQNALNDAGLGDTTKATVPLNADVYLSPSWNPVPSAGFFRADIVDPLNYILKVLDKNKAPFMVNIYPFLSLFYGNGAFPFDYAFFDGVTNPLKDKDGIEYTNCFDANLDTCAAALAGAGYPNMTIMVGEMGWPTDGNPYANVTLAEKFYKGFVSYLAKGKGSPRRPGYLEAYVFALFDEDRKSTLPGNFETHWGIYYEDGTPKFPLDLSGKNKTSTLVPVPNVEKLPKKWCVVKPDVKNFTSLMSYACDRADCTPLTNGSSCQNLSDADKASYALNAYFQNQEQKDGSCDFEGKATVTTKDPSQGTCNFTIGFKSRTPLAPSPSPLPSSDHSSSSDAKAPSSSSASPKFLAFASSMGVVFLLSLFFM is encoded by the exons atggGAAAAAAGTTTTTGGCCCTACTAACTTTGTTGGTGTTTTTGGGGCACAATGTGGAAGGACTTGGGGTGAACTGGGGTGATATCTCCTCCCACAAGTTGCCTCCTAAGGATGTGGTAAAAATGTTGCAAGAAAATGGCATTAAGAAGGTTAAACTTTTCAATAACGATGAGACCATCTTGAATGCCTTGGCAGGAACTGGCATTGAGGTCATGATTGGCATCTCCAATCAACTCCTCAAGGATTTGGTCAATCCTGATGTAGCCACGAAATGGGTCAAAGAAAACGTCACTCGTTTCGATCCAAAGTCTCCTAAAGGTGTTAATATCAC GCTTATAGGTGTTGGTAATGAGCCATTCTTAAGAGATTACAAGGACACATTGACAAATGTAACAGGGCCAGCATTGGAGAACATCCAAAATGCACTGAATGACGCTGGACTTGGTGACACCACCAAGGCAACTGTACCTCTAAATGCTGATGTTTACTTGTCACCAAGCTGGAATCCTGTCCCTTCTGCTGGCTTTTTCCGCGCTGACATCGTTGATCCACTCAACTACATTCTTAAAGTCTTGGACAAGAACAAAGCTCCTTTCATGGTCAACATTTATCCTTTCCTTAGTCTTTTCTATGGAAATGGTGCCTTCCCCTTCGACTATGCCTTCTTTGATGGTGTCACCAATCCTCTCAAGGACAAAGATGGCATTGAGTACACCAATTGCTTTGATGCCAATCTTGACACTTGTGCAGCTGCTCTTGCTGGAGCAGGATATCCCAACATGACCATTATGGTAGGAGAAATGGGATGGCCTACAGATGGAAACCCTTATGCCAATGTTACATTGGCCGAAAAGTTTTACAAAGGATTTGTATCATATCTCGCAAAAGGTAAAGGCAGCCCCCGTCGCCCTGGCTACCTCGAGGCTTACGTCTTTGCCTTATTTGATGAGGACAGGAAGAGTACGCTCCCTGGAAACTTTGAGACACACTGGGGAATCTACTACGAAGATGGAACACCAAAATTCCCTCTTGATCTGTCTGGCAAGAACAAGACTAGTACTCTCGTCCCTGTGCCAAACGTGGAGAAACTCCCCAAGAAATGGTGTGTGGTGAAGCCAGATGTTAAAAACTTTACAAGCCTTATGTCATATGCTTGTGACCGTGCAGATTGTACACCTCTTACTAATGGATCATCTTGCCAAAACCTTAGCGACGCTGACAAGGCATCATATGCACTGAATGCTTATTTCCAAAACCAGGAACAGAAAGATGGGAGCTGTGATTTTGAAGGCAAGGCAACAGTGACCACAAAGGATCCATCTCAAGGGACTTGCAACTTCACCATTGGCTTCAAGTCACGTACGCCTCTTGCTCCTTCTCCTTCACCTTTGCCTTCTTCCGATCACTCATCGTCTTCAGATGCTAAGGCTCCTTCCTCATCATCTGCTTCTCCAAAATTTTTGGCCTTTGCTTCTTCTATGGGAGTCGTTTTTCTTCTTTCACTATTTTTCATGTAG
- the LOC138887231 gene encoding uncharacterized protein gives MAGDSELWDIICDGPYVPTKKGENPPLTTPKTRKEYSDADKKIEQAREENSQFLPNSWESKGNAITEAKDLQALTIDELVGNLKTCEMKKKKDSERRESKKEKNLVLKVESNDSSEEDCDMAYLTKRFQKMVRRNGGIPKRGISSRPKNYDLCHKSGNPRHFIKDYPLLKQEHFKYNPDKAAKWNPVLDKCFKRNNTTDNVVKQALAAWGDSSSETEEETDASDSSMIAVESEENEYDSIFPLMAQSDNDENDDNDEVNFRDVQRNMKSYSHKKLMSLANMLIDAYHSLVNDNDGLTIELGDAEQTRDDLVICVVDLKETIDNLENEKKVVIEKITSIEHERDDLIIVVVDLKETIENFSKEKDALVDKVTIIEQERDDLLVVIVYLKETIEGLRAECRRGNSKKGKEVASEAHIKLENKLNTVRTSLCAELEKNRQLQAELERVKNDLEKSLKWTWSSNAITAMYINNGGNRQRIGFQRERTPYNSHCKYVIIPDN, from the exons ATGGCAGGAGATTCTGAGTTGTGGGATATTATATGTGATGGTCCTTATGTCCCAACAAAGAAGGGCGAAAACCCTCCACTGACGACGCCAAAAACCAGGAAAGAATACAGTGATGCAGATAAGAAAATT GAACAAGCTCGTGAGGAAAATTCTCAGTTTTTGCCCAATTCATGGGAGAGTAAAGGGAATGCCATTACTGAAGCAAAGGATTTGCAGGCCCTAACTATAGATGAGCTAGTTGGAAATCTTAAAACTTgcgaaatgaagaagaagaaggacagtgaaagaagagaatcaaagaaggaaaagaacctggtactcaaagttgaaagcaatgactcaagtgaggaggaCTGTGACATGGCTTACCTAACCAAAAGGTTTCAGAAAATGGTCAGAAGGAATGGAGGGATACCAAAGAGAGGCATTTCCAGCAGACCAAAGAATTATGACCTTTGTCATAAAAGTGGAAATCCAAGGCATTTTATCAAAGATTACCCTCTCCTAAAGCAAGAACACTTCAAGTATAACCCTGATAAAGCAGCCAAGTGGAACCCGGTTCTTGACAAATGCTTCAAAAGAAATAATACCACTGATAACGTTGTGAAACAagctcttgcagcatggggagATTCCTCCAGTGAGACTGAAGAAGAAACTGATGCAAGTGATAGTTCTATGATAGCCGttgaaagtgaagaaaatgaatatgattcaatatttcctttgatggctcaatcagacaatgatgaaaatgatgataatgatgaggtaaactttagggatgttcagagaaatatgAAATCCTACTCTCATAAGAAACTTATGTCATTAGCAAATATGTtaattgatgcctatcatagtcttGTAAATGATAATGATGGCTTGACCATAGAATTAGGAGATGCTGAGCAAACCAGAGATGACTTGGTAATCTGTGTGGTTGATTTGAAAGAAACTATAGATAAtctagaaaatgaaaagaaggttGTAATTGAGAAAATCACTAGTATAGAACACGAAAGAGATGATCTGATTATAGTAGTAGTTGACTTAAAAGAAACCATTGAGAATTTCAGTAAAGAAAAGGATGCCTTAGTGGATAAAGTGACTATTATTGAGCAGGAGAGAGATGACCTCTTAGTAGTGATTGTATACTTAAAGGAAACAATAGAGGGACTCAGAGCTGAGTGTAGGCGAGGAAATtctaaaaaaggaaaagaagtagctagtgaggcacacattaagcttgaaaaCAAGTTAAATACTGTGAGAACTAGTTTGTGTGctgaacttgagaaaaatagACAGCTCCAAGCAGAAttggaaagagtaaaaaatgatcttgagAAGTCccttaagtggacctggtcctcaaaTGCTATTACTGCCATGTACATTAATAATGGTGGAAACAGGCAAAGAATAGGGTTTCAAAGGGAGAGAACTCCTTATAACTCTCATTGCAAGTACGTAATTATACCTGATAACTAG